From the genome of Rhodothermales bacterium, one region includes:
- a CDS encoding molybdopterin cofactor-binding domain-containing protein gives MAIVKTTLNRRSFLKASSLAGGGMLIGFNWMAGCQPEGAAMQAMPEAWYGLNAFVKIGENGLVTIVAPNPEFGQNVITAMPMIVAEELGVDWKNVLVEQAPFNPAYGGQFTGGSQGIRRAWTMLRTAGGAARLMLRQAAAAAWQVAVEEITTEAGMLHHAASGRKAGYGEMASAASALPVPEEVELKDVKDFDLVGTSRKNVMVEKIVTGKPLFSMDHRKDGMLYAMIVHPPAFGMKLKSVDDAAARAMPGVRDVFTFKTYNDDYARNVFDTNAFPELVAVVGNSTWEVMKAKRALKVEWEPVGDQQLTMSGFGGNTQTVAVPGALESTEAHKAEIARMAARPGTVARKDGDPDAAFRNAANVIERSYSAPFLVHNCMEPINCIAHVTGDRAEIAGPIQGPGVIVQTIANRLGIPRENINVTLHRMGGGFGRRAYSHYMVEAAIISQKMEAPVKLVYTREDDLTYGVYRPTYQATYRAALDENNNLIGFHVKAGGIPESPLFANRFPAGAVDNYLAEEWSIPSNITIGAFRAPRSNFIAGVEQSFLDEVAEAAGKDPIAFRLELLERARTSPVGERNEYDAERYAGVLELAREKSGWGADKPGVHRGVSAYFCHNSYAAHVLDIAMVGGKPVVQNVCCALDCGIVVNPDAASNMAEGAIVDGIGNAMFGHLTFTDGAPDQKNFDAYRMIRNAEAPKAIEVHFVRNDIDPTGLGEPPFPPIFGALANALYRATGKRLYDQPFAPQLEELVQEATG, from the coding sequence ATGGCTATCGTCAAAACCACGCTCAACAGACGGTCCTTCTTGAAAGCGTCTTCGCTGGCGGGGGGCGGCATGCTTATCGGTTTCAACTGGATGGCCGGCTGCCAGCCCGAGGGGGCGGCGATGCAAGCCATGCCGGAAGCCTGGTACGGCCTCAACGCCTTCGTCAAGATCGGCGAAAACGGGCTGGTCACCATCGTGGCGCCGAACCCGGAGTTCGGGCAGAACGTGATCACCGCGATGCCTATGATCGTGGCCGAGGAGCTGGGCGTCGACTGGAAAAACGTGCTCGTCGAGCAGGCTCCGTTTAATCCGGCTTACGGCGGACAGTTTACGGGCGGCAGCCAGGGGATCCGGCGCGCCTGGACGATGCTCCGTACGGCCGGCGGCGCGGCGCGCCTGATGTTGCGCCAGGCGGCCGCGGCGGCCTGGCAGGTGGCTGTGGAGGAGATCACGACGGAAGCCGGCATGCTGCATCACGCGGCGAGCGGCAGGAAAGCCGGCTACGGCGAGATGGCCTCGGCGGCGTCGGCGTTGCCGGTTCCGGAAGAGGTGGAATTGAAGGATGTGAAGGACTTCGACCTTGTCGGCACGTCGCGCAAGAACGTCATGGTCGAGAAGATCGTGACGGGCAAGCCGCTGTTTTCGATGGACCACCGGAAGGATGGGATGCTGTATGCGATGATCGTGCATCCGCCGGCGTTCGGGATGAAGCTGAAGTCGGTAGACGACGCAGCGGCGCGCGCGATGCCGGGCGTCCGGGACGTATTCACGTTCAAGACCTACAACGACGACTACGCCCGGAATGTCTTCGATACCAACGCCTTTCCCGAACTGGTCGCGGTGGTGGGTAACTCGACCTGGGAGGTGATGAAGGCCAAGCGGGCGCTGAAGGTCGAGTGGGAGCCGGTGGGCGATCAGCAGCTCACGATGAGCGGGTTCGGCGGCAACACGCAGACGGTGGCCGTGCCGGGCGCGCTCGAGAGCACCGAGGCGCACAAGGCGGAGATCGCCCGCATGGCAGCAAGGCCCGGAACGGTCGCCCGCAAGGACGGCGACCCGGATGCCGCCTTCCGCAACGCGGCGAACGTGATCGAGCGAAGCTATTCGGCGCCGTTTCTGGTCCACAACTGCATGGAGCCCATCAACTGCATCGCGCACGTGACGGGCGACCGCGCCGAGATCGCCGGCCCGATCCAGGGCCCCGGCGTCATCGTGCAGACGATCGCCAACCGGCTCGGCATCCCCCGTGAAAACATCAACGTGACGCTGCACCGGATGGGCGGCGGATTCGGCCGGCGCGCGTACAGCCACTACATGGTCGAGGCGGCCATCATCTCCCAGAAGATGGAGGCCCCCGTCAAGCTCGTGTACACGCGGGAGGACGACCTGACGTATGGCGTTTACCGGCCGACGTATCAGGCGACGTACCGGGCGGCGCTGGACGAAAACAACAACCTGATCGGCTTCCACGTCAAGGCCGGCGGCATCCCCGAAAGCCCGCTGTTCGCCAACCGCTTCCCGGCCGGCGCGGTCGACAACTACCTCGCCGAGGAATGGTCGATCCCGTCCAACATCACCATTGGCGCCTTCCGCGCGCCGCGGTCGAATTTCATCGCCGGCGTCGAACAGTCGTTCCTCGATGAAGTCGCCGAGGCCGCCGGCAAGGACCCCATCGCGTTCCGGCTCGAGCTGCTGGAACGGGCGCGGACGAGTCCGGTCGGAGAGCGCAACGAATACGACGCCGAGCGCTACGCCGGCGTGCTCGAGCTGGCCCGGGAGAAATCGGGCTGGGGCGCGGATAAGCCGGGGGTGCACCGCGGCGTCTCCGCCTATTTCTGCCACAACTCCTACGCGGCGCACGTGCTGGACATCGCGATGGTGGGCGGCAAGCCGGTGGTGCAGAACGTCTGCTGCGCGCTCGACTGCGGGATCGTCGTCAACCCGGATGCGGCGTCCAACATGGCGGAAGGCGCCATCGTCGACGGCATCGGCAACGCCATGTTCGGCCACCTGACCTTCACCGACGGCGCGCCCGACCAGAAAAATTTCGACGCCTACCGCATGATCCGCAACGCCGAGGCGCCGAAGGCCATCGAGGTGCATTTCGTCCGGAACGACATCGACCCGACCGGCCTCGGCGAGCCGCCCTTCCCGCCGATTTTCGGGGCCCTGGCCAATGCGCTGTACCGTGCGACGGGCAAACGGCTCTATGATCAGCCCTTCGCGCCGCAGCTGGAGGAGCTCGTCCAGGAAGCGACGGGGTGA
- a CDS encoding bifunctional 4-hydroxy-2-oxoglutarate aldolase/2-dehydro-3-deoxy-phosphogluconate aldolase, with amino-acid sequence MDMTETATALRASGLIAIVRGDYGVARTIEIAEALVGCGINTVEITLNTTGALEAIGRLRDTLAPDAWIGAGTVRTPRQVQAAIDAGAQFLISPNFDPESVALSQRAGILHLPGVFTPSEAQAAFAAGCNLVKLFPADLLGPAYLKALRAPLDDVGFVPTGGIDAETIGAYVQAGAVAFGIGSALVRGTDQTVADLRARAARLIEALQQARW; translated from the coding sequence ATGGACATGACGGAAACGGCAACAGCCCTGCGGGCATCCGGCCTGATCGCCATCGTGCGCGGCGATTACGGCGTGGCGCGAACGATCGAGATCGCCGAAGCGCTCGTCGGGTGCGGCATCAACACGGTGGAGATCACCCTGAACACCACGGGCGCGCTCGAAGCCATCGGCCGGCTCCGCGACACCCTCGCGCCCGATGCCTGGATCGGAGCGGGCACGGTCCGCACGCCCCGCCAAGTGCAGGCGGCTATCGACGCCGGCGCGCAGTTCCTTATTTCGCCGAACTTCGACCCGGAAAGCGTCGCGCTGTCGCAGCGGGCCGGCATCCTGCATCTGCCCGGCGTGTTTACCCCCAGCGAGGCGCAGGCCGCGTTCGCCGCCGGCTGCAACCTCGTCAAGCTGTTTCCGGCCGATCTCCTCGGACCCGCCTACCTGAAAGCCCTGCGTGCCCCACTCGACGATGTGGGCTTTGTGCCGACCGGCGGCATCGACGCGGAGACGATCGGCGCCTACGTCCAGGCCGGCGCGGTGGCCTTTGGGATCGGGAGCGCCCTGGTGCGCGGTACGGATCAGACCGTCGCCGACCTGCGCGCCCGCGCGGCGCGCCTCATCGAGGCGCTGCAGCAGGCGCGGTGGTGA
- a CDS encoding sugar kinase → MLDVVTLGEAMTLFVPARIGRLRYANHYERSVAGAESNTAIGLAKLGHRVGWLSRVGDDEFGQYILSFLRGEQVDVSRVRLTPDAPTGVFFKERRSLDATRVFYYRAGSAASRLHPHDLDADYLRSARYLHLTGITPALSASCRETTKAAIQIANEAGVPISFDPNLRLKLWSAGEAREAFLEILPHVQLVLTSLDEAALITGLSDPERAAARLLDTGPSTVVIKRGEEGATAADAEGILFAPAMKVSVVETVGAGDAFNAGFLSGRLRGWSLAESLRLGNIMGALATTAPGDIEGLPDWAEVQAYLGGDAPVAR, encoded by the coding sequence ATGCTCGACGTCGTGACGCTCGGCGAAGCCATGACCCTTTTTGTGCCGGCGCGCATCGGACGCCTGCGCTATGCCAACCACTACGAACGCTCCGTCGCAGGCGCCGAATCGAACACGGCCATCGGCCTCGCCAAACTCGGGCACCGTGTGGGCTGGCTGAGCCGCGTGGGCGACGACGAGTTCGGGCAGTACATCCTGTCGTTCCTGCGGGGCGAACAGGTGGACGTCAGCCGCGTTCGCCTCACGCCCGATGCGCCGACGGGCGTCTTTTTCAAGGAGCGGCGCTCCCTCGACGCGACGCGGGTCTTCTACTACCGCGCCGGCTCGGCCGCCAGCCGGCTGCACCCCCACGACCTCGACGCGGATTACCTACGCAGTGCCCGGTATCTCCACCTCACCGGCATCACGCCGGCGCTGAGCGCTTCGTGCCGGGAGACAACGAAGGCCGCGATACAGATCGCCAACGAAGCCGGCGTCCCGATTTCGTTCGACCCCAACCTCCGGCTCAAGCTCTGGTCCGCCGGGGAAGCGCGGGAGGCCTTCCTCGAAATCCTCCCGCACGTGCAGCTGGTGCTGACCAGCCTCGACGAGGCCGCGCTCATCACCGGCCTCAGCGATCCCGAACGGGCTGCGGCGCGTCTCCTCGACACGGGGCCGTCTACCGTGGTCATCAAGCGCGGCGAGGAGGGCGCCACGGCCGCCGATGCGGAAGGGATCCTCTTCGCGCCGGCGATGAAGGTGTCGGTGGTCGAGACCGTCGGCGCCGGCGACGCCTTCAACGCCGGCTTTTTGTCGGGCCGGCTGCGGGGCTGGTCGCTCGCCGAGTCGCTGCGGCTGGGCAATATCATGGGCGCCCTCGCCACAACGGCCCCCGGCGACATCGAAGGGCTGCCCGACTGGGCCGAGGTGCAAGCCTACCTCGGCGGCGACGCCCCCGTGGCGCGCTGA
- a CDS encoding TIGR04076 family protein has translation MAEELRADQFTLYDLQISVESIDGHCTCTMRVGDCFYLRGGKLSLPAGQDFCVYALQSTLPLLPAKQRKNHPADWMETDARVICPDPACKLIMRIERVASRVLDHDDVSPIPMRP, from the coding sequence ATGGCAGAAGAACTGCGAGCCGATCAGTTCACGTTGTACGACCTGCAGATTTCGGTGGAGTCGATCGACGGCCACTGCACCTGTACGATGCGCGTCGGCGACTGTTTTTACCTCCGGGGAGGCAAGCTGAGCCTGCCCGCCGGCCAGGACTTCTGCGTCTACGCCCTGCAGAGCACGCTGCCGCTGCTGCCGGCCAAACAACGCAAGAATCACCCCGCGGACTGGATGGAGACCGACGCGCGCGTCATCTGCCCGGACCCGGCGTGCAAGCTAATCATGCGCATCGAACGGGTCGCGTCGCGCGTGCTCGATCACGACGACGTGAGTCCGATCCCGATGCGTCCCTAG
- a CDS encoding Na+/H+ antiporter NhaC family protein — protein sequence MTDAKDLEYHFGKAAGLVPLAIFIVGVITVALLGAPDEKSFWPILFLALTAGLVLAKDKKQFGETVFEGMSQKLVPLMITAWIIASSIGVLMSDSGLVSALIALGARAGVDGAVFILITLVICCVVSLSTGSSFATILICGPILYPAGGQLGAHLPTLAGAIMGGATFGDFIAPVSDTTIASAVSMKQEIGEVVRSRLRLVLPAMLIALVLYVIAAVTLTGGEHAAQALPTGGSYRGLLMLLTPALIIYLFLKEFPILYALLMGLSFGVVTALAFGLIGIERVFSLDPERFTATSFIIDGVNRAVGISIFTLLLMGLVATVLAGGAIRGAMERLQERIDGKRQTGLTIAGVTSLAVLLTTHSIVAILSVAEFVAQLNARHRYSPVKAANIMSSMACAYPFLLPYFVPVLLMVNISGSGAEYGVDKVGALEAGLFNFVSWGILVVSIFYIFQKKSD from the coding sequence ATGACCGACGCGAAGGATCTGGAATACCATTTCGGCAAGGCGGCGGGGCTCGTGCCGCTGGCGATCTTCATCGTCGGCGTCATCACCGTCGCGCTGCTGGGGGCTCCCGACGAGAAGAGCTTCTGGCCGATCCTCTTCCTGGCGCTCACCGCCGGCCTGGTGCTGGCGAAGGACAAGAAGCAGTTCGGAGAGACCGTGTTCGAGGGCATGAGCCAGAAACTCGTCCCGCTCATGATCACGGCCTGGATCATCGCCTCCAGCATCGGGGTCCTCATGTCCGACTCGGGGCTGGTCAGCGCCCTGATCGCGCTGGGCGCGCGCGCCGGCGTCGACGGCGCCGTCTTCATCCTCATCACCCTCGTGATCTGCTGCGTGGTATCGCTCTCGACGGGGTCGAGCTTCGCGACGATCCTGATCTGCGGTCCCATCCTGTACCCCGCCGGCGGCCAGCTCGGTGCGCACCTGCCGACGTTGGCCGGCGCGATCATGGGCGGCGCCACGTTCGGCGACTTCATCGCGCCCGTCTCCGACACGACCATCGCGAGCGCCGTGAGCATGAAGCAGGAGATCGGGGAGGTCGTCCGGAGCCGGCTTCGCCTCGTGTTGCCGGCCATGCTGATCGCGCTCGTCCTGTACGTCATCGCGGCGGTGACACTTACGGGAGGCGAGCACGCCGCGCAGGCCCTGCCGACCGGGGGCAGCTACCGGGGCTTGCTGATGCTGCTCACGCCGGCGCTCATCATCTACCTCTTTTTGAAGGAATTCCCCATCCTGTACGCCCTGCTCATGGGGCTTTCGTTCGGCGTGGTCACGGCGCTCGCATTCGGCCTCATCGGCATCGAACGTGTCTTTTCGCTGGATCCCGAACGCTTTACCGCGACCAGCTTCATCATCGACGGCGTCAACCGGGCCGTCGGGATCAGCATCTTCACCCTTCTCCTCATGGGACTGGTGGCGACGGTGCTCGCCGGCGGCGCCATCCGGGGCGCGATGGAGCGCCTGCAGGAGCGGATCGACGGCAAGCGCCAGACGGGGCTGACCATCGCCGGCGTCACGTCGCTCGCCGTGCTGCTCACCACGCACAGCATCGTCGCGATCCTCTCCGTCGCCGAATTCGTCGCCCAGCTGAATGCGCGGCATCGGTACTCGCCCGTCAAGGCGGCCAACATCATGAGCTCGATGGCTTGCGCCTACCCGTTCCTGCTCCCTTATTTTGTCCCGGTGTTGCTGATGGTGAACATATCCGGGTCGGGGGCCGAATACGGGGTGGACAAGGTCGGCGCGCTGGAAGCCGGCCTGTTCAATTTTGTCTCCTGGGGCATCCTGGTCGTCAGCATCTTCTATATTTTCCAGAAAAAAAGCGATTGA
- a CDS encoding aldo/keto reductase, with amino-acid sequence MSIPRHAFSTDYSISRLIKGGWHLAGGHGTVSEEQAIEDMRAFVEAGITTFDCADIYTGVEALIGAFLEKYRSAMASGDLPAVQIHTKYVPDYDALATLTRADTERVIDRSLRRLGVERLDLVQFAWWDYGIPGYVETAGVLQDLVAAGKIRYLGITNFDGRHIQELLDAGIRLTANQVQYSLLDQRPGADLDALAAAHRLPFLCYGTVAGGFLSDRFLGRSESDWDRSNRSLVKYRLIIDEFGGYDRFQALLRLLADIAQRHGASIAQIALRYQLDTAHVAAVIVGARHRDHIGEYLALGRIALDASDRDRIRRFIEQSPGPAGPVYGLERDKEGVHGRIMRYNLNEQRP; translated from the coding sequence ATGTCCATCCCCCGTCACGCATTTTCAACGGATTACTCGATCTCCCGCCTCATCAAGGGCGGCTGGCACCTGGCCGGCGGGCACGGCACCGTGTCGGAAGAACAGGCCATCGAGGATATGCGCGCGTTCGTGGAGGCCGGCATCACCACGTTCGACTGCGCGGACATCTACACCGGCGTCGAGGCGCTCATCGGCGCCTTCCTGGAGAAGTACCGCAGCGCGATGGCATCCGGCGACCTGCCGGCCGTCCAGATCCACACGAAATACGTCCCGGATTACGACGCCCTCGCCACACTGACGCGCGCCGACACGGAACGCGTGATCGACCGCTCCCTGCGCCGGCTCGGCGTGGAGCGACTCGATCTGGTGCAGTTCGCGTGGTGGGATTACGGGATCCCTGGCTACGTCGAAACCGCCGGCGTCCTGCAGGATCTCGTCGCGGCCGGCAAGATCCGCTACCTGGGCATCACGAACTTCGACGGCCGGCACATCCAGGAACTGCTCGACGCCGGCATCCGCCTCACGGCGAACCAGGTCCAGTACTCGCTGCTGGACCAGCGCCCGGGCGCCGACCTCGACGCCCTCGCGGCCGCGCATCGGCTGCCTTTCCTCTGCTATGGCACGGTCGCCGGCGGCTTCCTGTCCGACCGCTTCCTGGGCCGGAGTGAGTCGGACTGGGACCGGTCCAACCGCTCCCTCGTCAAGTATCGCCTGATCATCGACGAGTTCGGCGGCTACGACCGCTTTCAGGCGCTTCTCCGCCTGCTGGCGGACATCGCGCAGCGCCACGGCGCCTCCATCGCGCAGATCGCCCTGCGCTACCAGCTCGATACCGCCCACGTCGCCGCGGTGATCGTGGGCGCCCGGCACCGCGACCATATCGGGGAATACCTGGCCCTGGGTCGCATCGCGCTCGACGCGTCGGACCGGGACCGCATCCGCCGGTTCATCGAACAGAGCCCCGGGCCGGCGGGGCCGGTGTACGGCCTGGAGCGCGACAAGGAAGGCGTGCACGGCCGGATCATGCGGTACAACCTCAACGAGCAGCGGCCATGA
- a CDS encoding DUF488 domain-containing protein: protein MDLYVKRIYSPRAPEDGVRVLVDRIWPRGFSRDTEAIDTWMKDLAPSNELRHWFGHDPARWPEFRRRYADELASNGPAMAQLLALVDKGPVTLVYSARDEIHNQAVALREILLEGL from the coding sequence ATGGATCTCTACGTCAAGCGCATCTATTCCCCGCGCGCACCCGAGGACGGCGTGCGCGTGCTCGTCGATCGTATCTGGCCGCGCGGCTTCTCGCGTGACACCGAGGCCATCGATACCTGGATGAAGGACCTCGCGCCCTCCAACGAACTCCGCCACTGGTTCGGACACGATCCCGCCCGCTGGCCCGAGTTCCGGCGTCGCTATGCCGATGAGCTGGCGTCGAACGGCCCTGCCATGGCCCAGTTGCTGGCGCTGGTCGACAAAGGGCCGGTCACGCTCGTCTATTCCGCACGCGACGAAATCCACAACCAGGCGGTGGCGCTGAGAGAGATCCTGCTGGAGGGGCTCTGA
- a CDS encoding T9SS type A sorting domain-containing protein: MTLTLPHAQRLAGLILILAAGSAHAQSVPVIGTPESLDVAAWNIEWFGDPNNGPSNDAQQIDNVGAIIAGAGIDLWAVEEIADADDFDALLAALGPDFDGRLATNSGSQRIGFVYDTRVVRPLQVRHILEEFDNAFAGRPPLQLEAEIMLPDTTVTMTFIVVHMKAFSDTDSYDRRAEAATRLKNHVDFTSLEAKPVVIMGDFNDEMDGSITSGRATPYAAFVEDTADFSVLTLPLELAGDGTFCANANCTSTNSMIDHIVITDELFAWSGAGATAVLTDIPMAFTLFANTTSDHVPVYTRLTPPSVSTAAERPLPHTAALGMPYPNPFSATTTLTYSLAAPGPIDLRVYDILGREVKVLVSRFVPAGAQDITLSLVGQPAGVYFVRSSTGEVRQLVKSAR, translated from the coding sequence GTGACCCTGACCCTCCCCCATGCGCAGCGCCTCGCCGGCCTCATCCTGATCCTGGCGGCGGGCTCCGCGCACGCCCAGTCCGTTCCGGTCATCGGCACTCCGGAATCCCTGGATGTCGCCGCCTGGAATATCGAATGGTTCGGAGATCCCAATAACGGGCCTTCCAACGATGCGCAGCAGATCGACAACGTCGGCGCAATCATCGCCGGCGCCGGCATCGACCTGTGGGCCGTGGAGGAAATTGCGGATGCGGACGACTTCGACGCGCTGCTCGCGGCGCTCGGTCCCGACTTCGACGGCCGGCTCGCCACCAACAGCGGCAGCCAGCGCATCGGCTTTGTGTACGACACCCGCGTGGTGCGTCCGCTGCAGGTCCGCCACATCCTCGAAGAGTTCGACAACGCCTTCGCCGGCCGCCCTCCCCTCCAGCTCGAGGCCGAGATCATGCTGCCGGACACGACGGTCACGATGACGTTCATCGTCGTCCACATGAAGGCCTTTTCCGACACCGACAGCTACGACCGGCGCGCGGAAGCGGCCACCCGGCTCAAGAATCACGTCGATTTTACGAGCCTGGAGGCGAAGCCGGTCGTGATCATGGGCGACTTCAACGACGAGATGGACGGCTCGATCACGTCGGGCCGCGCGACGCCCTACGCCGCGTTCGTGGAGGATACCGCGGACTTCAGCGTGCTGACGCTGCCGCTGGAGCTCGCCGGCGACGGCACGTTTTGCGCCAACGCAAACTGCACGTCCACCAATTCGATGATCGATCACATCGTCATCACCGACGAGCTGTTTGCATGGAGCGGCGCGGGCGCCACGGCCGTCCTCACCGATATCCCGATGGCGTTCACCCTCTTCGCCAACACGACGAGCGACCATGTGCCGGTCTACACCCGTCTGACGCCTCCTTCCGTCTCTACCGCCGCCGAACGCCCATTGCCGCACACCGCCGCACTGGGTATGCCCTATCCGAACCCATTCTCGGCCACCACCACCCTGACGTATTCCCTGGCGGCGCCGGGCCCGATCGACCTCCGCGTATACGACATCCTGGGGCGTGAGGTCAAGGTACTGGTCTCTCGCTTCGTCCCGGCCGGCGCGCAGGACATCACCCTCTCGCTGGTCGGCCAGCCGGCCGGCGTCTATTTCGTGCGGTCGAGCACCGGGGAAGTCCGGCAGCTCGTCAAGTCGGCCCGCTGA
- a CDS encoding PorV/PorQ family protein: MHPTDRISFPASRSAVRHIALTLLVAVVVAGLARPASAQLIPSFGSDRAGTSGFQFLKIPTDARSAAMGQSVVSNAFDVSSLFWNPALAAELESAQFAFNHTAYFADVSMEFAGGTVHLAGPRITVGASLQMLNSGEMDVTTEFEPFGTGETFRSVSMAGGLTVAQQLTDLFSYGITGKYIREGVAEIVTQTVVFDLGVFYRVGDTGMQMAVAIRNFGLDGTPEGRLSRTAVTPSGVIVEDRFEGITPPTTFMLGLTYQLLPAADAHDLLISTQLTNPNDNAENLNFGAEYTWNELLILRAGYRVGVEESILPSLGVGLRVPMNGPDLRFDYGFSQLDRLGTIHRIGFNLGL; encoded by the coding sequence ATGCATCCAACCGACCGCATATCCTTTCCGGCGAGCCGTTCGGCGGTGCGACACATCGCATTGACCCTGCTGGTGGCCGTGGTCGTCGCGGGGCTGGCGCGGCCGGCCTCGGCGCAGCTGATCCCGTCGTTCGGCAGCGACCGCGCCGGCACGTCCGGATTCCAGTTTCTCAAGATTCCGACCGACGCCCGGTCCGCCGCCATGGGCCAGAGCGTCGTCTCGAACGCGTTCGATGTCTCGTCGCTGTTCTGGAATCCCGCCCTCGCCGCCGAGCTGGAGTCGGCCCAGTTCGCCTTCAACCATACCGCTTATTTCGCCGACGTGAGCATGGAGTTCGCCGGCGGGACGGTCCACCTCGCGGGCCCGCGCATCACGGTGGGAGCCAGCCTGCAGATGCTCAATTCGGGTGAGATGGACGTGACGACCGAGTTCGAACCGTTCGGGACGGGCGAAACGTTCCGGTCGGTGTCGATGGCCGGCGGCCTCACCGTCGCACAGCAGCTGACCGACCTTTTCAGCTACGGCATCACGGGCAAATACATCCGCGAGGGCGTCGCCGAGATCGTGACGCAGACGGTGGTGTTCGACCTCGGCGTCTTCTACCGCGTCGGCGATACGGGCATGCAGATGGCCGTCGCGATCCGCAACTTCGGACTCGACGGCACCCCCGAAGGCCGGCTCAGCCGTACCGCCGTCACCCCATCCGGCGTGATCGTCGAAGACCGTTTCGAGGGCATCACGCCCCCGACCACCTTCATGCTCGGGCTCACCTATCAGCTGTTGCCGGCCGCCGACGCCCACGACCTGCTGATCTCCACCCAGCTGACCAATCCGAACGACAACGCCGAAAACCTGAACTTCGGCGCCGAATACACCTGGAACGAGTTGCTGATCCTCCGCGCCGGCTACCGGGTGGGCGTCGAGGAATCGATCCTCCCGAGCCTGGGCGTCGGGCTGCGGGTGCCGATGAACGGCCCCGACCTGCGCTTCGACTACGGCTTCAGCCAGCTCGATCGGCTCGGCACCATTCACCGCATCGGTTTTAATCTGGGTCTGTAG